A region of the Myxococcus stipitatus DSM 14675 genome:
ACACGTCCACGCAGCTCTGGTCCTCCAAGAGGCCCGCCACCGAGCAGCCCCGCCAGGAGGGCGTCGAGCAGCTGAGCACGCCGAAGGAGGGCCTGGCCTTCTTCAAGATGCGCAGGCCGCAGGTCTGGTACAACCAGACGGTCGCCGCCGTCCTCGACAAGGACGCCACCCTCTCCGAGAAGTTCAAGTTCCGGGGCGTCTGTTTCATCCTGTCACATCAGTGGCTGGAGTGCAGAAGCATGGGGATGGACGACGCCAAGAGCATCTCCAAAATCAAGGACGGCAATACCTTTCATCAACTCTGGGGGGACTTCGTGACCCAGGGGAACAATGGCAGCGACATCTACAGCGCGCTCTCCCAGGAGCTCCTCAAGGGCCCCGCGATGAAGGAGCGCCTCCGACATGAAATCAGCCAGGCGGCCCCAGACGAGGTGCCGGCGCTCACCGCGAAACTCCACCACGCGGAAGAGACAGGCCAGCGGCTCAGTGCGCAAATGGCGAGAATGTTCGAGGGCACCGAGGAGCGACAGGTTCTCGGTGAGGGCTCGGGCACTTCGTCGGAAAAGATGATGCGCAAGATGTTCGAGATGAACGCGCAGTCGGTCAGTCGCGTGAAGTTCGAACCCAAGCACGCCGATGCCGGCAACACCCTCCAGCGCATGTTCCGCTCGAACCCGCTGGACCGTCCGGCCAAGTGCCTGGAGCTGAGCAACGACGCCAGCACCAAGCCCAAGCCCGCCCTGTTCGAAATCGGGCTCTACGACCCCAAGCCGGGAGGGAACGCGCACTCCATCGCCCTGCACATCGAGCAGGACGGGAGCTATTCGCTCTTCGACCCCAACATCGGCGTCTACAAGGGCGATGGCACGTCCCACAGCTTCGACAAGGACCTGGCCCAGCTCATGGAGTCCTACTACCCCAAGATGACGGAGGTCGTGCTCACCCACCTCACGGTGGAGAAGCAGGCCCGCGAGTCGTACTGAGCCCCGGCTCCCCTCAGTCCCGGTAGCCGCGCGCCTGCAAGCGGAACAGGTGCGCGTAGCGCCCGTCCTTCGCCATCAGCGCGTCGTGGCTGCCCAGCTCGTCCACGCCGCCGTTGTGCAGCACCGCAATCTGGTCCGCCATCCGCACCGTGGAGAACCGGTGCGAAATCACGATGGCAATCCGGTCCGCCGCCAGCGCCTGGAACCGCTCGAACAGCGCGTGCTCCGCCTCCGCGTCGATGCTCGCCGTCGGCTCGTCCAGGATCAGCACCTCCGCGTCGTCCCGCATGAACGCTCGCGCCACCGCCAGCTTCTGCCACTGCCCCGACGACAGCTCCTGCCCCTTCTCGAACCACCCGCCCAGCATCGTGTCGTACTGGCCCGGCAGCGCCGCAATCACCCCGCTCGCCCCGCCCTGCTCCGCCGCCTTCTCGATGCGAGGGCGGTCCTCCAGCGCCGGCACGTGCCCCAGCCCGATGTTCTCCGCCACGTTGAACTGGTACCGCACGAAGTCCTGGAACACCGCGCCGAACCGGCCGCGCAAGTCGCCCACGTCCATGTCCCGGATGTCCACGCCGCCGTAGAGAATCGTCCCCTCCGTCGGCTCGTACAGCCGCAGGAGCAGCTTCACCAGCGTGCTCTTCCCCGCCCCGTTCTCCCCGACGAGCGCCAGCTTCTGTCCCGGCCGCAGCGTCAGCGACACATTCCGCAGCGCCCACGCCTCCTTCCCCGGATAGCGGAAGGACACCCCGCGCAGCTCGATGTCGTTCATCCGCCCGCGCGCGGGCGACTTCGCCGGCAACACCCGCGGCACCTCGTTGCCCGTCGGAATCTCCAGGTACGTGAAGAGATTGCTCATGAAGAGCGCGTCCTCGTACATGGACCCCACGCTCGTCAGAATCCCCTGGAACGCCGACTGCCCCTGACGGAACACCGCCAGGTACAGCACCATGTCGCCCACCGTGATGGCGCCGCTCGCCGCCCGGCCCGCGACAAAGACATAACACCCGTAGAAGGCCCCCAACGACAGCACCCCCAACCCCAGGCCCCACCCCATCCGCTTGAAGGCCAGCGCCCGGTCCTCCGCGAAGAACTTCTTGAACAGCTCGCGGTAGCGCCCCAGCACCAGGTCCCCCAACCCGAAGAGCTTCACCTCCTTCACGTGGCTGTCCCGCGTGAGAATCCACTCCAGGTAGTTCAGCTTCCGCCCCTCGGGCGCGCGCCACGAGTACAGCCGGAAGCCCGCCATCGCCAGCCGCGCCTCCGCGATGAACGCGGGAATCGACGCGGCCACCAGCACCACCACGCTCCACGGCGACAGCGCCACCAGCAGCGCCGCGAAGGTCGACAGCGTGATGCCATTGCGGACGATGGAGAACGCCTGCATCACCAGCGACAGCGGGCGGCTGCTCGCCTCGCGCCGCGCGTTCTGCATCTTGTCGTAGGTGTTCGAGTCCTCGAAGTGCTGGAGCTCCAGGTCCAGCGCCTTCTGGAGGATGCGCTCGTTGAGCACGTTGCCCAGGTTGGCGCGCAAGAGCTCCCGCGTCAGCATCAGCCCGCGCTCCACCACCGCGGAGCCCAGCATCAACGCGAACTCCAGCCCCACCCACCCGAAGACGCGCGAGCGCGCCTCCTCCGAGCCCTGCGCCGCGGCCACCACCGCGTCGACAATCAGCTTCCCCACCCAGGCGATGGCCGCCGGCAACAGCGCCGCCACCAGCGTCAAGGCCCCCAGCACCACCGCGCCGCGGGGGCTGGCCTGCCAGAAGATGCGGAACGTCCCCGGCAGCTGCCGGAACAGGCTCCCGGCGCTCTTCAGCCGGTCCTTGAGGGAGGACTTCGCGGGGGTCGTGGAATCAATCGGGGGAGGAGACACGCAAGCGCGTTCATAACGCGCCCGCCGCCCGCGCGCTCGTGCCCCTCACGACATCACCCGCGCCTCGTGCCGGGACACCAGCACGTCGCACGAGGAGCAGGCCAGCACCCGCTCCACCCATGAGTCCTCCGCCGTGGAGACCCTCATCCCCGGCACCACCACCAGGTCCGAGCCCAGCTCCAGCGCCTGCGCCAGGATGTTCTCGCCCGGCTCTCCCTCACGCAGCCGGGCCGCCACCTCGCGCCCCGTCTCCCGGTACGGGGCCAGGAACCGGGCGAGCGCCACCCGCGCGGCATCCTCCCGCTCCCGCCTCAGCACCAGGAACGCCTCCGGGGGGGCGCCCCGTGCCCGCAGGCGGGCCTCCTCCTCGCGCGTGTCCACCACGTGCACCACCTCCACCGGCGTCAGCGGGCACAGCCTCAGCGTCAGCTCCAGCGCCCTGCGGGACTCGCGCGAGAAGTCCACCGCCACCAGCGGGTTCGCATACGTGCGCGCCGGATGCGGCACCACCGCCAGCACCGACGTGTCCAGCCCCCGCACCAGCCGCCGCACCCGCGAGCCCTCCCCCAGCGCCCGCCGCGAGGACGCGCCGCTCACGCCTCCCAGCACCACCAGCTCCGTGCCCTGCTCTCGCGCCACCTCCTCCACTACGTCCACCACCTCGCCCCGGCACAGCGATTCGTGCACCGTCACGTCCGGCCGGTGCCGCAGCCGGCGGCACACCGCGCCCACCGCCCGGCGCAGACACCGCTCCGCCCCCATGACGCCCTTGGGCGAGCCTCCAGGCCCCGCATGCAGCACGGTGAAGGTCGCCCCCAGCCCCAACGGCAGGCGCAGCGCACGCGCCAGCGCGAGCTCCGAGCGCAGCGAGAAGTCCGTCGCCACCACCAGGCGCGTGAGCCCTCGGGGGCCTCGGAACGTCCCGGGTGACAACAATGGAATGTCCAAACGGGTCAGCTCACGCTGCCTCATCGCGAGACCCTCCTTTCCTCTGTCCTCACGCCTCGGGCGCCAGCACCTCGGGGCGATGCACCGCCCACCTCGCGTGCTGGACTCGAGCCGGACAGCCAGTGCTCTCCGGTCCGCCGCCTCGTTCGCGGCGAGCCCCCAGGCCCTCACCTCGAAGATTCAGGCCGACGCGCCGCGATGCCACTGGCGCCCCGGGGACGCCGTGTGCTCGAGCGGACGAGAGGGCCCTCCTGTCCACACCCGCCTGCTTCACCCGACTCAGACTCGAGTGAGGGTGAAGCCAGACACCTTGCATGGATGGGATTCAAACAGGGCGCGGGGGGACGAGGACCCGAGCCCCCGCTGTGCGCGAGGCCGAGAGCCTCGTCTCGCCGCCGACGGCCTCCCTGAAAAAACTCCAGGCTCCGGTCCACGGCGTCGCGGATGACTCACGCGCCCAGGCTTCCCGACATGGCGATTGGCCTGCTTGGCTCGTCCGAGGAGCAACAGAGCGCCTCCCGCACGTTGGATGAATCGCGGCCAGCGCTTTGCAGAAGGGAGCGGCGACAGCGCGGTAGGTGGCGGGATGGACGGGCGGCTGAAAAAGGGGGCGGGCCAATGCGCGGGGTCATCACCGGAAGAGAGGTGGTCACCAACCTGGGTCTCATCTATCGAGAGTTCGGCGCGGGGTGTGTCCTGCGCTGCTTGTGGGTGATGCTCAGTGGGAAGACCACGACGTTCCTCGAGGTGGCATGTCCACCCGAGGTGAAGCGCTAGAACGCGAGGAACGGC
Encoded here:
- a CDS encoding ABC transporter ATP-binding protein; this translates as MSPPPIDSTTPAKSSLKDRLKSAGSLFRQLPGTFRIFWQASPRGAVVLGALTLVAALLPAAIAWVGKLIVDAVVAAAQGSEEARSRVFGWVGLEFALMLGSAVVERGLMLTRELLRANLGNVLNERILQKALDLELQHFEDSNTYDKMQNARREASSRPLSLVMQAFSIVRNGITLSTFAALLVALSPWSVVVLVAASIPAFIAEARLAMAGFRLYSWRAPEGRKLNYLEWILTRDSHVKEVKLFGLGDLVLGRYRELFKKFFAEDRALAFKRMGWGLGLGVLSLGAFYGCYVFVAGRAASGAITVGDMVLYLAVFRQGQSAFQGILTSVGSMYEDALFMSNLFTYLEIPTGNEVPRVLPAKSPARGRMNDIELRGVSFRYPGKEAWALRNVSLTLRPGQKLALVGENGAGKSTLVKLLLRLYEPTEGTILYGGVDIRDMDVGDLRGRFGAVFQDFVRYQFNVAENIGLGHVPALEDRPRIEKAAEQGGASGVIAALPGQYDTMLGGWFEKGQELSSGQWQKLAVARAFMRDDAEVLILDEPTASIDAEAEHALFERFQALAADRIAIVISHRFSTVRMADQIAVLHNGGVDELGSHDALMAKDGRYAHLFRLQARGYRD
- a CDS encoding universal stress protein, which gives rise to MRQRELTRLDIPLLSPGTFRGPRGLTRLVVATDFSLRSELALARALRLPLGLGATFTVLHAGPGGSPKGVMGAERCLRRAVGAVCRRLRHRPDVTVHESLCRGEVVDVVEEVAREQGTELVVLGGVSGASSRRALGEGSRVRRLVRGLDTSVLAVVPHPARTYANPLVAVDFSRESRRALELTLRLCPLTPVEVVHVVDTREEEARLRARGAPPEAFLVLRREREDAARVALARFLAPYRETGREVAARLREGEPGENILAQALELGSDLVVVPGMRVSTAEDSWVERVLACSSCDVLVSRHEARVMS